The proteins below are encoded in one region of Planctopirus limnophila DSM 3776:
- a CDS encoding DUF11 domain-containing protein encodes MLSGFWKFAALSVVVGVCSLVVVNVYGQLNQLNQLKQPLVHAGEISAEQGAETFPELDLAVDASLPPVHEAHVSTNSTKVVPGETAKGPSSSRGLDFRLAAYQAGGEFPEADPTDDEKQSPVVRSQSANEPVSGPALVLPPPTVAEKDSAAAMPTPPVLPDLDAQPLTRTSGSARTAQIEPTKEASGVAPRLLEIPDAQPIPIGQPTVGEKTPAGSRIQQTSGIQNGEADPFADAFPADLPPLKNSAPASSGREPAGAQPGDNQQPGDMQPYRRPSMAPSAPPAVIPEADPFGLDTPATPPAGNNSRDRLPSRNPSNRELPTDSGLPANGSGRTTPPTSLPVDLDVELGLPSQLPPAGSTNAPATGRNRNEPDRLRLVEPAIGPDRDFPGDEVPRTVLPPRNSGSRDLENSSRTLPADNDPFGSEPVRGRLPQDPRGSIRDDFPQRRPVNEVVEPPFDSSNRPARPAVLPEPGAAAEPTARAVEQPRVVIEKQAPASAVLGQSLIYSVVVKNEGTVAARQVIVEDRIPKGTQLTGTAPQAEISDKRLIWKLGTLTPGETRTIQVRVTPVEEGQIGSVARVSFVSEVAAEIVVAAAEIDLRSDVPAEVTLGKTFEMTFRVKNLGKNTAKNVIVRDLLPEGIDHPAGKDVEYLVGDLAPGESHDVLLEVVPTRVGRLKNQVTVLAQGMRPIEALKEIVVLGSGLAITHQVPSRAIVGRPARFDNLVQNQGSAVLRNIKVVEEIPTGYDFADASEGGDFDTTTRTVSWEIRELPPGATRTLSTRLTARQTGEVAATVSAISGEGAKATVSATAKAEGLPSITIIPMNEEKLIAVGERVHSRLVVKNRGSAPAQSVALAIDIPPGLKLISVDGPVQHTQQGSRIIFQIPGSVAAGAELPFELELEASREGDNPIGVQVVAENMLRPLHRDDVIQVITDPAAPGSNTAGSRASTRR; translated from the coding sequence ATGCTGTCCGGTTTCTGGAAATTTGCCGCCCTTTCGGTCGTGGTTGGGGTCTGTTCACTCGTTGTCGTGAATGTTTACGGCCAACTCAACCAGCTTAATCAGTTGAAGCAGCCTCTGGTGCATGCGGGTGAAATCTCCGCTGAGCAAGGCGCCGAAACCTTCCCGGAACTTGATCTGGCTGTCGATGCGTCGCTGCCTCCTGTCCATGAGGCCCATGTTTCGACGAATTCGACCAAGGTAGTCCCGGGTGAGACGGCAAAAGGTCCATCTTCAAGTCGTGGACTCGATTTTCGACTGGCGGCTTATCAGGCCGGTGGGGAATTCCCCGAAGCTGACCCCACGGACGATGAGAAGCAAAGTCCTGTCGTGCGCAGTCAATCAGCCAACGAACCTGTATCGGGCCCTGCACTGGTATTGCCTCCACCGACCGTCGCCGAAAAAGACTCAGCGGCAGCCATGCCCACACCTCCTGTCCTCCCCGATCTGGATGCTCAACCACTGACAAGAACCTCAGGTTCGGCACGCACTGCACAGATCGAACCCACAAAAGAAGCTTCCGGGGTCGCACCTCGTTTATTGGAGATTCCTGATGCCCAGCCGATTCCGATCGGTCAACCGACTGTTGGTGAGAAGACCCCAGCCGGAAGCAGGATTCAACAAACCAGCGGCATCCAGAATGGTGAGGCGGATCCCTTTGCTGATGCATTCCCAGCGGACTTACCTCCATTAAAAAACAGTGCTCCAGCCAGTAGTGGACGAGAACCTGCGGGTGCTCAACCGGGTGACAATCAGCAGCCCGGTGACATGCAGCCTTATCGCCGACCATCAATGGCCCCCTCGGCACCACCGGCGGTGATCCCTGAGGCAGATCCCTTTGGGCTGGATACTCCTGCAACTCCTCCCGCTGGCAATAATAGCCGAGATCGTCTGCCATCGCGGAATCCATCGAATCGTGAATTGCCCACCGATTCCGGTCTGCCAGCCAATGGTTCTGGTCGCACAACTCCTCCAACCAGTTTGCCTGTCGATCTCGATGTTGAATTGGGTTTGCCTTCTCAGCTTCCGCCTGCAGGTTCCACGAATGCTCCGGCCACTGGTCGAAATCGGAATGAGCCCGATCGATTACGCCTGGTTGAACCTGCGATTGGCCCTGATCGTGATTTTCCCGGCGATGAAGTTCCTCGTACCGTTTTGCCTCCGCGCAATTCGGGATCACGAGATCTGGAAAACTCATCGCGAACTCTTCCGGCTGATAATGATCCCTTTGGTTCTGAGCCCGTGCGGGGACGGTTGCCGCAAGATCCTCGCGGATCAATTAGAGATGATTTCCCGCAACGACGTCCCGTGAACGAAGTGGTTGAGCCACCATTCGATTCCTCAAACCGCCCGGCACGTCCAGCCGTGCTCCCGGAACCTGGAGCAGCGGCCGAACCCACTGCGCGGGCTGTTGAACAACCGCGGGTTGTCATTGAGAAGCAGGCTCCCGCCAGTGCCGTACTGGGCCAGTCGCTGATTTATTCGGTGGTGGTAAAAAATGAAGGAACTGTGGCTGCCCGGCAGGTGATTGTCGAAGATCGAATTCCTAAAGGAACACAGCTGACGGGAACTGCTCCTCAAGCCGAGATCAGCGACAAGCGTTTGATCTGGAAGCTGGGGACTTTGACGCCCGGTGAAACCCGCACCATTCAAGTGCGAGTGACCCCGGTGGAAGAAGGACAGATTGGCAGTGTGGCACGCGTCAGTTTTGTCTCGGAAGTGGCCGCTGAAATTGTCGTGGCTGCTGCGGAAATCGATCTTCGGAGTGATGTTCCCGCAGAAGTGACTCTGGGAAAAACCTTCGAAATGACGTTCCGGGTCAAGAATCTCGGTAAAAACACGGCCAAAAATGTCATCGTGCGGGATCTGCTTCCAGAAGGAATTGATCACCCTGCGGGCAAAGATGTTGAGTATCTCGTGGGTGACCTCGCTCCCGGGGAATCTCACGATGTGTTACTCGAAGTGGTGCCAACCCGTGTGGGTCGATTGAAAAATCAGGTGACCGTGCTCGCTCAGGGAATGCGGCCCATTGAAGCTCTGAAGGAGATCGTGGTTCTGGGGAGTGGCCTGGCAATTACTCATCAGGTTCCCTCCCGTGCCATCGTGGGACGCCCGGCCCGCTTTGATAACCTGGTGCAGAATCAGGGCAGTGCGGTCTTGAGAAACATCAAAGTCGTGGAGGAAATCCCAACCGGTTACGACTTTGCGGATGCCAGTGAAGGAGGCGATTTCGATACCACAACGCGCACCGTGAGCTGGGAAATCCGTGAGCTCCCACCCGGGGCCACAAGAACATTGAGCACTCGATTGACTGCCCGCCAGACCGGTGAAGTGGCTGCCACAGTTTCTGCGATCAGTGGTGAAGGTGCGAAAGCGACTGTCAGTGCAACAGCAAAAGCCGAAGGGCTCCCTTCAATCACGATTATCCCGATGAACGAAGAGAAGCTGATTGCTGTGGGTGAACGCGTTCACTCTCGGCTCGTCGTCAAGAATCGCGGCAGCGCACCGGCTCAAAGTGTTGCACTGGCGATCGATATCCCTCCCGGCCTGAAGCTCATCAGTGTGGATGGCCCTGTACAGCACACACAGCAGGGTTCGCGGATCATTTTTCAGATTCCCGGCTCGGTGGCGGCTGGAGCCGAATTACCGTTCGAACTCGAGTTAGAAGCCTCTCGCGAAGGGGATAACCCGATCGGTGTGCAGGTGGTGGCTGAAAACATGCTCCGACCACTCCATCGAGATGACGTAATCCAGGTCATCACCGATCCCGCAGCACCAGGGTCAAATACTGCTGGAAGCCGAGCCTCCACCCGCCGATAA
- a CDS encoding helix-turn-helix domain-containing protein — MAKKYLSLEEAAEMLGMRPEDVGRMREKGDLRGFADRGNWKFRSEDIEEALRRRQIDSDPDVNLLSDDEDGNLFNEPTPSRRKGESGSDSDVRLVAPSFALDEGDVRTDPEISLAAAPSDSDVRLASKPGSDSDVKLMSRSDSDSDVRLSLSDSDVKLAKSPGSDSDVRLVGGRDIVKPGSDSDVALVSDVEKRDRDFGGSAILDDDEGDSLFLPGDSALRLGGDSGMELGRPADSGILLEKPKPGSSSSRLFESKTEPEQFTLAMDSSPKLAGDSGSKNSGKAPPARDDLDQTAPMLILDDEEDTVSTTAFEVPMLDDVAPSKGNRRDQTEADVLLFDDDEDLDGNLATTIRKGSRNVDDDDEFEDLSDSSVAELENDDVVTFDDADDDDDNVFADADEDDMDSEMVEGSSAVGLAAGGVRRPTPREEEWGAGTFSLLALSTLTLVAGTVIAADLMRVISSQGQTAVYSGALVEMIGGFFK; from the coding sequence ATGGCGAAGAAATATCTGAGCCTCGAAGAAGCAGCAGAAATGCTCGGCATGCGCCCGGAAGATGTGGGCCGCATGCGCGAAAAAGGCGATTTGCGAGGCTTCGCCGATCGCGGCAACTGGAAGTTTCGATCGGAAGATATCGAAGAAGCCCTCCGGCGGCGTCAAATCGACTCCGATCCTGACGTCAACCTGCTGTCTGATGATGAGGATGGCAACCTGTTCAATGAGCCAACACCCTCGCGTAGAAAAGGGGAATCGGGTTCTGACAGCGATGTCCGTCTGGTGGCCCCCTCTTTTGCCCTCGACGAAGGCGATGTTCGCACCGATCCGGAAATTTCGTTAGCTGCGGCTCCTTCCGATAGTGATGTCCGTCTGGCTTCAAAACCAGGTTCAGATAGCGATGTCAAACTGATGAGCCGCTCCGATTCGGATAGCGATGTCCGTCTCTCGCTCTCCGATAGTGACGTTAAACTCGCGAAATCTCCCGGTTCTGACAGCGATGTCCGTCTCGTGGGTGGGCGCGATATTGTGAAGCCCGGTAGCGATAGCGACGTCGCACTGGTCTCGGATGTGGAAAAAAGAGATCGCGATTTTGGCGGTTCGGCAATTCTCGATGACGATGAGGGCGACAGCCTGTTCCTGCCTGGCGACAGTGCTTTAAGGTTAGGCGGCGACAGCGGCATGGAGCTGGGACGCCCTGCTGATAGCGGCATTCTCCTGGAAAAACCGAAACCAGGTTCAAGCAGCTCGCGATTGTTTGAATCCAAAACTGAGCCCGAGCAGTTCACTCTCGCGATGGATTCCAGCCCCAAGCTGGCTGGCGATTCTGGTTCAAAGAACTCCGGCAAGGCCCCTCCCGCGCGTGACGACCTTGACCAGACAGCCCCGATGCTGATTCTGGACGATGAAGAAGACACCGTCTCGACGACAGCCTTCGAAGTCCCCATGCTCGACGATGTTGCTCCTTCCAAAGGGAATCGTCGCGATCAGACAGAGGCTGATGTGCTTTTATTCGATGACGACGAAGACCTTGATGGCAATCTGGCGACCACCATTCGCAAGGGAAGCCGGAATGTCGACGACGATGATGAATTCGAAGATCTCAGCGATAGCTCTGTCGCCGAACTCGAGAACGATGACGTCGTGACATTTGACGATGCCGACGATGATGACGACAACGTCTTCGCCGATGCCGACGAAGACGATATGGACTCGGAAATGGTCGAAGGTTCCAGTGCCGTCGGCCTGGCTGCCGGTGGTGTCCGACGACCGACTCCTCGTGAAGAGGAATGGGGCGCTGGCACATTTTCACTCCTGGCACTTTCAACCCTGACGCTGGTGGCAGGGACTGTGATTGCCGCCGATCTGATGCGCGTCATCTCTTCGCAGGGGCAGACAGCCGTCTATAGCGGTGCTCTCGTCGAAATGATCGGCGGGTTCTTCAAGTAA
- a CDS encoding HEAT repeat domain-containing protein, whose product MNDSGVGKTSLVCELTRTLGAVLPVLLIQARDIEFGPEDKLVAAVINYAQGFLDPSTRVIEEAALSKLLSGSVPLTVVLDGLDEAHNPEAVRKAITFWLRSKLCQVSILVVTSRREFWQTCVDSSWVKWMPTSNLDDRSPVKVAERLQVEKSDPAAGLPLPDRFNEGELEAAWLRAGRTRSELAILPADAREELRHPFTLRVFLDLQMQEGLSPKKVTRAALLECWLNHRLDAETLTSERITRSHFQQALRMVASRIAETSHCSVSVDELSEVPRFDSSHPPGPILQRMIEAGILESLPNQSDRIRFTVETVQDFYRAEADVEDIKSNPAHIAEAFSQLPFTTAYSRLVRIGSRLIGEDVRHEFIQRLLEASPIKAAIVVRAHPDCYTAEVRTRIAGELGAQITDRHRVRAAMAITLLGELNCQEAIDVLGKHLLPPADLHNDLKSLGATAFTKLSYAPAAAFVYRWQWFGTRQGNDTYYFKDLLAFIRDATFEFRLALADQSVLQLSSATGTKEHVNAVTVLAYLGDCRLVDHLASRLTQNVLLEHYENHALIALGSDAAGRLFAQSVKAIGDRLAPLPDDHANNDARNELIGLVHFVVSDVRYLLTPAFEPHIKQLIENANPDVSWIAIHLAKRAHAVSLLYPAAIAASKRSGWIELDHGEERSCVSADEWLRWWRQSTDVAIRQKLLRLLPRYPNAEIEEILLDCLDLPELCASTATRLGEYGAIRSAPRLREILSEAVTTDDQSAKSSAAHALGDLRDVAAVPLLEKLATEHSDEWVGLQAIASLGLIGNSEAESALGRLHQLQKGDGIEDHIFEALLCCGSPTAVAEVIKHASSRLDGSEWLCERLGRLSWMRGWRCGEYYTHIYTAELVDYLKSHCKLGSPEKNWDIGDAFRQIDSPEVRTLLQKWGNRRGSPEDAVVRESDQRRLSDMCYWELRNRGDISAISYTLDECADDRDDIYVARAALLLQTFPTAAVANQLQSRLNVATTISETLRMLALLGRFGQQADAELAAKFVNHANDLVANVACETMLRLSDPLLVPGRWREM is encoded by the coding sequence GTGAACGACTCTGGGGTTGGGAAGACCAGTCTGGTTTGTGAGCTCACCCGCACACTTGGGGCGGTTCTTCCGGTTCTGCTCATTCAGGCCCGAGATATCGAGTTCGGTCCGGAGGACAAACTCGTTGCCGCCGTGATAAACTATGCCCAAGGGTTCCTGGATCCATCTACCCGTGTGATCGAAGAGGCGGCTTTGTCCAAGCTGCTGTCCGGTTCAGTGCCCCTGACGGTAGTGCTGGATGGATTAGATGAAGCACACAATCCAGAGGCCGTACGCAAAGCAATCACCTTCTGGTTGAGGTCGAAATTGTGCCAGGTCAGCATTTTGGTGGTGACCTCACGTCGGGAGTTTTGGCAAACCTGTGTGGACTCGTCTTGGGTCAAATGGATGCCCACCTCGAACCTCGACGACCGCTCGCCGGTGAAAGTCGCTGAACGCTTGCAAGTCGAAAAGAGTGATCCGGCTGCGGGCCTTCCGCTTCCTGACCGCTTCAACGAAGGAGAGCTTGAGGCGGCATGGCTGCGGGCTGGCCGGACTCGTTCGGAGTTGGCTATCTTGCCAGCCGATGCGAGAGAAGAATTACGTCATCCATTCACGCTCCGAGTGTTTCTTGACCTTCAGATGCAAGAAGGTCTTTCGCCGAAGAAGGTAACGAGGGCGGCCCTGTTGGAGTGTTGGTTGAATCACCGCCTCGATGCAGAGACGCTTACAAGTGAGCGGATCACCCGCAGCCACTTTCAACAAGCGCTTCGAATGGTGGCGAGCCGGATTGCCGAAACCAGTCATTGCTCCGTATCCGTGGACGAACTATCGGAAGTGCCTCGTTTTGACTCCTCACATCCGCCGGGTCCAATCCTTCAACGGATGATTGAAGCGGGCATCCTGGAAAGCCTGCCAAACCAATCCGATCGCATCAGATTTACGGTTGAAACAGTCCAGGACTTCTACCGGGCTGAAGCGGATGTCGAGGACATCAAGAGCAACCCTGCACATATAGCGGAAGCCTTCTCGCAGCTTCCGTTTACGACGGCGTACTCCAGGCTTGTGCGAATAGGGTCCCGGCTCATCGGCGAGGATGTTCGTCACGAGTTCATCCAGCGGCTACTGGAAGCGTCTCCAATAAAAGCTGCCATTGTTGTGCGAGCACATCCGGATTGCTACACGGCAGAAGTCAGGACAAGAATCGCAGGTGAACTCGGTGCTCAAATCACAGACCGTCATCGTGTTCGGGCTGCGATGGCGATAACTCTGCTCGGAGAGTTGAACTGTCAAGAAGCTATCGACGTACTTGGGAAGCATCTTCTCCCTCCTGCTGACCTTCACAACGACCTGAAGTCCCTCGGCGCGACAGCATTTACAAAACTTAGCTATGCTCCCGCCGCGGCTTTTGTATACCGCTGGCAGTGGTTCGGCACGCGCCAAGGCAACGACACTTACTACTTTAAGGATCTCTTGGCATTCATTCGTGATGCGACATTTGAATTCCGGCTTGCCCTGGCGGATCAGTCCGTCCTACAACTCTCAAGTGCCACTGGTACGAAGGAACATGTCAATGCAGTGACAGTGCTGGCCTATCTAGGCGATTGCCGTCTTGTGGATCACTTGGCTTCCCGACTCACCCAGAACGTACTGCTCGAGCACTACGAGAACCACGCCCTGATTGCCCTCGGATCGGATGCAGCTGGAAGGCTCTTCGCCCAGTCTGTGAAAGCGATTGGGGACCGTCTCGCTCCGCTGCCAGACGATCATGCTAATAACGATGCTCGGAACGAATTGATCGGACTGGTCCACTTCGTGGTTAGTGACGTGCGCTACCTTTTAACGCCTGCTTTTGAGCCGCATATTAAACAACTCATCGAAAATGCCAATCCAGACGTATCATGGATTGCTATTCACTTAGCAAAACGAGCTCATGCCGTATCGCTGCTGTACCCTGCCGCAATAGCCGCTTCCAAGCGGAGTGGCTGGATTGAGTTGGATCACGGTGAGGAACGAAGTTGCGTGAGTGCCGACGAGTGGTTGAGATGGTGGCGGCAATCAACCGACGTTGCAATTCGCCAAAAATTACTGAGACTGCTTCCCCGTTACCCGAATGCAGAGATCGAAGAGATCCTTCTAGATTGCCTCGACTTGCCTGAACTGTGTGCATCAACGGCGACACGGCTTGGAGAATACGGGGCGATCCGCTCGGCACCTCGTCTACGGGAGATTCTTTCCGAAGCGGTCACCACCGATGACCAATCGGCCAAGTCGTCAGCCGCTCATGCGTTAGGTGATTTGAGGGACGTGGCTGCAGTGCCGCTTCTGGAGAAGCTTGCCACTGAGCATTCTGACGAATGGGTCGGGCTGCAAGCGATTGCGAGCCTCGGCCTGATTGGGAACTCAGAAGCCGAGTCCGCCCTAGGCCGTCTTCATCAACTTCAAAAAGGGGACGGCATTGAGGACCACATATTTGAAGCCCTCCTCTGTTGTGGCTCTCCCACGGCAGTCGCAGAGGTGATCAAGCATGCAAGTTCACGACTGGACGGCTCTGAGTGGCTGTGTGAACGACTTGGCCGCCTTTCCTGGATGCGTGGGTGGCGATGTGGCGAGTACTACACACATATTTACACAGCTGAGTTAGTTGACTACCTGAAATCTCACTGCAAACTGGGCTCCCCTGAAAAGAACTGGGACATTGGGGATGCCTTTCGTCAAATCGATAGCCCGGAAGTTCGGACACTGCTACAGAAGTGGGGGAATCGCCGTGGATCGCCTGAAGATGCGGTTGTGCGGGAAAGCGACCAGCGGCGGCTTTCGGATATGTGCTATTGGGAACTTCGAAATCGTGGCGACATATCGGCCATTAGTTACACACTCGATGAATGTGCTGATGACAGGGACGATATTTACGTCGCACGTGCCGCTCTCCTTCTTCAAACTTTCCCCACCGCTGCAGTTGCCAATCAACTTCAGTCACGGCTCAACGTGGCGACAACGATATCCGAGACGCTGAGAATGCTCGCCTTGCTCGGTCGGTTTGGACAGCAGGCTGACGCTGAACTCGCAGCTAAGTTTGTGAATCATGCTAACGACTTGGTGGCGAATGTGGCATGTGAAACCATGCTGCGTCTGAGCGATCCATTGCTCGTACCGGGTCGCTGGCGAGAGATGTAG
- a CDS encoding LOG family protein, translating to MPNLCVYCGSSSGFHPDYQHAAVELAQLMVAQGWNLVYGGGSIGVMGIMADAVIAAGGKVIGIIPEFLATREVMKDNCTELFVTDSMHSRKRQMMELSDAFVALPGGYGTLEELLETITWKQLGLHNKPIAVLNTRQFFTPLIGQIDHLVTEGFVRPEHRLLLRIATTPVDLLEQLSLPAEPPLKKWFNTQEI from the coding sequence ATGCCGAATCTCTGTGTCTACTGTGGCTCAAGCTCCGGGTTTCATCCCGATTATCAGCATGCCGCTGTCGAACTGGCCCAGCTAATGGTGGCTCAGGGCTGGAATCTGGTGTATGGCGGCGGATCGATTGGCGTGATGGGAATCATGGCCGATGCGGTTATCGCGGCCGGCGGAAAGGTCATCGGAATCATTCCCGAATTTCTCGCCACGCGCGAAGTCATGAAAGACAATTGCACTGAGTTGTTCGTGACCGATTCCATGCACTCCCGCAAACGTCAGATGATGGAACTGTCCGATGCTTTTGTCGCTCTTCCGGGTGGTTATGGCACACTCGAGGAACTGCTGGAGACCATTACCTGGAAGCAGTTGGGCCTGCACAATAAACCCATCGCCGTTCTGAACACACGGCAGTTCTTTACGCCACTGATTGGGCAGATCGATCATCTTGTTACCGAGGGTTTTGTTCGTCCGGAACATCGGCTGCTCCTGCGCATCGCCACCACACCAGTTGACCTTCTGGAACAACTCTCACTCCCCGCCGAGCCACCCCTGAAAAAGTGGTTCAATACGCAAGAGATCTGA
- the glnA gene encoding type I glutamate--ammonia ligase, with amino-acid sequence MTPREVLALCREREIYAVDLRFMDFPGLQKHFTIPVSELTEQSFDEGFGFDGSSIRGWQAINESDMLVVPEASTAIVDPFMTRTLAMTCNIQDPITREDYAKDPRNVARKAERYMRSTGIADTANFGPECEFFVFDDVRFDSSQQHAFYYIDSQEGQWNRGRVEAGGNRGHKIRYGEGYFPVPPTDTLQELRTEIMLRLQECGVGVEAQHHEVASGGQCEVDLKFAPLVQSADQLLLYKYIVKNVAARHGKTATFMPKPIWNDAGSGMHLHFSLWKDAQNLFAGSGYAGLSDTALYAIGGILKHAYSVMAFACPTTNSYKRLVPGYEAPVNLTYSSRNRSAAIRIPVHSPRPENKRFEFRCPDPSSNSYLAMSAMLMAALDGIENRIDPGPPLDKDIYDLAPEELVDVARTPLSLDESLLALRKDHEFLLRGDVFTEDVIDTWIWYKSEKEIEALRQRPHPFEFAMYYDI; translated from the coding sequence ATGACACCCCGTGAAGTTCTCGCGCTCTGCCGGGAACGTGAGATCTACGCCGTCGATCTGCGATTCATGGATTTTCCGGGGCTGCAAAAGCACTTTACCATCCCCGTTTCCGAACTGACGGAGCAGAGCTTTGACGAAGGCTTTGGCTTTGATGGTTCCTCGATTCGCGGATGGCAGGCCATTAACGAGAGCGACATGCTGGTCGTTCCCGAGGCTTCCACCGCGATTGTCGATCCGTTTATGACACGCACGCTCGCCATGACGTGCAACATTCAGGATCCCATCACTCGGGAAGACTACGCCAAAGACCCACGCAACGTGGCCCGCAAAGCCGAACGGTACATGCGTTCTACCGGCATTGCCGATACGGCCAATTTCGGTCCGGAATGCGAGTTCTTTGTGTTCGACGATGTCCGCTTCGACAGCAGCCAGCAGCACGCCTTCTATTACATCGACAGTCAGGAAGGCCAGTGGAATCGCGGCCGTGTGGAAGCTGGCGGTAATCGTGGACACAAAATTCGCTATGGCGAAGGTTACTTCCCGGTGCCTCCCACCGACACTCTGCAGGAACTCCGTACCGAGATCATGCTCAGGCTTCAGGAATGCGGTGTGGGTGTCGAAGCTCAACATCACGAGGTCGCATCGGGCGGTCAATGCGAGGTTGATCTCAAGTTTGCACCTCTGGTTCAGAGTGCAGACCAGCTACTGCTCTATAAGTACATCGTCAAGAACGTCGCCGCCCGGCATGGCAAGACCGCGACCTTCATGCCCAAGCCCATCTGGAATGATGCCGGTTCCGGGATGCATCTTCACTTCTCACTCTGGAAGGATGCTCAAAATCTTTTCGCAGGTTCAGGCTATGCCGGCCTCAGCGATACCGCCCTCTATGCGATTGGCGGAATTCTCAAGCATGCTTATTCTGTCATGGCTTTTGCCTGCCCCACCACCAACAGCTACAAACGCCTGGTTCCGGGATATGAAGCACCGGTCAACCTCACCTATAGCAGCCGCAATCGCTCAGCCGCCATTCGCATTCCGGTCCATTCCCCACGACCTGAAAACAAGCGCTTTGAATTCCGTTGCCCGGATCCTTCCAGCAACTCTTATCTGGCGATGTCGGCCATGCTGATGGCGGCCCTGGATGGCATTGAAAACCGGATCGATCCCGGCCCACCACTCGATAAAGATATCTACGATCTGGCACCGGAAGAACTCGTGGATGTCGCCCGCACGCCACTTTCACTCGATGAGTCGCTGCTGGCGTTACGTAAAGATCATGAGTTTCTACTCAGGGGTGATGTCTTCACTGAAGACGTGATTGATACCTGGATCTGGTACAAGTCTGAAAAAGAAATCGAAGCTCTCAGACAACGCCCCCACCCCTTCGAATTTGCCATGTATTATGATATTTGA